The sequence below is a genomic window from Humulus lupulus chromosome 3, drHumLupu1.1, whole genome shotgun sequence.
ATGCGCAGTTAAAAGCGATATCAGTTACAAAAACAGTAGAATGTGAATGTCTGATTTAGGAACAACAGTCATTTGGCATCCAACTTAAAATAATCTTACTTTATTTTCTGGTCAGGCCAAACTTGATTTCCTGGACCCACCCAAAAGTTTCGTGTATTAGTAAACCAAGGCTCATCATATGTTACATAGAGAGCTAGAACCTCTGCTGACAGATAATAAATACATTTCCAAGCTGACTCCTTGAACTTTCTTATCCTCTTCCTTGTATCCTCATTCTCTAATGGCCCTACATTACACCACCTCCCAAAAATCAATCGTCTTCCCAGTCTCTGCAACGATGAGAGTGAGAACATAAAATCTTAGTAAAAAGTACAAATGCAAATAGGTTCAGGGGTCTCAACCACATCTCTTGTGAacacaataataatggttaaagaaaataaataagcgAGCAGCTTCTGTCTGACTATTTTAACAAATCAAAACAAACTGATCTTGAACCATTAATGATGAAGCCTAATGTGAAATTAGGTAAATTATAAATTTAGCTAGTCTTTTTAGACTAAGTGTAGCCCACCATATTCAATGCACCCTTACCAAGTTTGCTAGAAATTATATTCATTAGATTATTATTAAATGGTCTATCATATTATGATGGAATTTTCTAGtataaaatatgaattttaaaCAGACGCGTATAAACAGGCAACCCATAGTGTAAGAAAAAGGGAAATACTAAATCAATCAATAATGAGATTCTATCTTCTTCAATTTCGCTGAGAATCCAAATTTACTCGTGAAGCCTAAAGAAGGAACTAGAAAGTTCAAAACTACAAAATTGCTCAGTGACACATAAGGATATGCATTGAATTCATGACATTCAAAACTATGAAAAGCATGTGAAAATAAATTTCAGAAAAAACACTGATAAGCGTCCAGCCCAAATAAATGCTCAACTCACCGGTATCATTACTATTGGCATAATGCAAAACCAAATCAAACTAAATAGTATATATACAAAATTCTGTTAAATTCAATTCTTTTACACCCATTCTCACCAAATTTTCTCAGTTAAACTAAATTCTTGCTCAAAAAAGTAATTAATTAAGTTATAAACAGGAAGATAAAAGTCAAACTAAGGCAGGTAAATaagaaaatcataaattaaaCCAACACTTATTCAAAGCATAATATCAAAGCAAGCGTCTCACAATAACAACAAAACTACATGTTAAATTCCACATATTCGGATAATAATGGCCAACAGTATTCAGAAACACAAAACTAAGCACAACCCATTAAAGACAAGTCAAACTCCCATCTGCGTTTATCAAAAGATTAACAAAAGACATCCTCAACGATCCAAATATCcgagaataaataaattaaccaaCAGAAAATAAACATTAAATAAGCACCGTTTTCGTAGCCCAAAAGATTAGCAATATAAATACATATGTTATAACGAAGTACCTCGAATACGAATCTGTCGAGCAGGAATCGaacggagaagaagaagagagcaaATAAAGGAATAACTATGAAATCTTGGTATTGTGGAAGCGATTCTTTCTGCCAGTTTCGAGACTTCACGTTTTCAATCAAATCCATCTCAAATTTTTATGTTCAACGATCCAAAACAAATGAAAACCAAACGCGTCACTAGGTGGGGAGCTCAAATATGGAACAACATGAGAGACTCTGACTctgactctctctccctctctgtAGCCGAAAGATTCTGAAATCTCGTCTCGACCTTGTGTCTTCTGTCACTGCGAGTTTCGTTGTCTCACGATGAGAATGGGGGGGCTCAACTCTGGATTCCAGTCCAGCTCATCTAAATAGGTTTCTTTTTTTAATCTCATtattcacttatttatttataCTTTTCAAATTTGCCCTCAATGTTGTCTGTAATTATTCAAATACCACTTATTTTTGTGATTTTACTAAATTGCCATTTCATAGTTTTGGGATGTCTGAGAATTTGTGACATTTTTTTAAGGAGATTCACATTTTATTTCCTTAAAAAAAGATGGGAATGGGTATTGGGTAATATCCCATCACCATTAccatgtgaagaagaagaaggagtcATAGTTTCGAGCAGCTTTGTTTGGTGCCACCGCCACATGGATATTACATCATTGGTGCAAATTGATTCTAAAAGTACAAATCCAACCAAAACAACCATCTTATTGATATTCTCATTAGGAAAATAAAAATtcaacataataaaaatatagaATAAATAAGACTTTTGCCTTTCCAACTATTTTCAATATCTTATTCTACCCCTTACATTTTGTACTTTATTTAAAATTACTTCTGAACTATTACGGTTATAATATTGTGTTCCTTCTGTTAGTTTTTAGCCTACTTAGAGCAATTACAATGCTCGTTGCTAAAGATATGGCTTGTTGACTTTTTCTGACAGGCAACCAAATATAAGGATGACTTACCATTGTAGCCGAAAGTTGCTTATTAATTATGAAGGAGTCGTTGCCTGTGTGAGGCAACGGTGccttctttatttttatttttattttaattatacatatatatattatatataggaaATGTATCCGTTGGTAAAAAACggtaatatattaaaaaaaattcttctatAAATATTCATCTATTTCATTCAATTTTCACACAATTTCATACATTTTTCTTCCAAATTATTGAtatcacaaaatttatttttttaccaatggattcccaaaattttccaaattctccaaataccaactcccaaaatctaaattttcaaaattcatcattttctccatataccaatccccaaaatccaaattttcaatattctcatttcaatcaaaattttcaaaatactccttctactaatcctcaaaatccaaattttcaatattatcaatttaaccaaagttttccaaattctcaaaattatcccatGTCCTCTTACCCTTACCAAAATTTTGGCTCTATTGAAACACCCCAACAAGCTCCATTCTTCACACCAACAAATTCACTACCATATGCATTTCATATGCCTTCCCTACACCAACCCGAAATGGTTTCAAAAAATTATAGGCCAAGTATGGAAAAGTCTAGTATTGATTTGAATCGTGAAACATCATCGACATCTGTCTCTGAAACCCAACCTGAACATAGTGTTGAAGGGTTGGAAAATGTAGTTCTACACAATGAAGATGAATCAAGGCATAAATGTAAAGTCAAATGGAGCAAGGAAGTCACTATACTTCTGATAAGTGGATGGCTTAATACACCTAAGGATGCCATTGTGGGGAATGACCAAACTTCTACACATTTCTGGGCTCGAATCGCAGATTACTTCAACACCAACCAAAAAGGTGAGCAAGCAAGGACTGGAAGGCAATGCAAAGACCATTGGAACAAGATGGATCAAAAGGTGGCGCGATTCAATGGATGTTATAAACGAGTTCAATTAGCACATCACAGTGGTTGGTCTGATGAGCAAATTCTTGAGAATGCACATCAATTGTACAAATCTGAAAATAACAACTCAAATTTTCTGCTTGTGGACTGTTGGAGATTGCTAAAGGATGAGCCGAAATGGAATACAATGTACCAACCAAAAGGTGGTAAGAGAACAAAGGTGTCAGATACAGGGGCatttacttcttcttccaatgcagaCATCAGTGATGATGAAGTACGTGAAGTGCGCCCTACTGGCCAAAAGGCAGCAAagagaaaagggaaggaaaaaaaagacaCACATGCTAGATTTATAGAGATTAGTGAACGGAAAGCATCTGCATTGGAGAAATTGGTGGCGATAAAGGAGAAAGAGGCAGAAGATAATAGGATGACAAAATACATGGATTATCTCATCATGGACACGTCGCATATGACTCATGAACAAAAGAAAGATCATGAAAACTTGTGTActtatattaagaataatatcctgaagttgtaattgctatgtatttttatcaaccgcattattatgtattttattttatttaaataaattatcatttatgttaacggctatatttcaacggctatattttaacggctacattttaacggctatattttaacggctacatttcaacggctatattttaacggctatatttcaacggctatattttaacggctacattttaacggctacattttaacggctatatttcaacggctatatttcaacggctatattttaacggctacatttcaatagctacattttaacggctatattttaacagCTATATTtaaacggctatattttaacggctatatttaaACGGCTACCATGTCTATAAATACAAAATTTCAATATTCCTTTTACTCAACTCTCCATTCAATCCTTCATTTTACTCTTTCATTCATCTTTCATTCCCAAATATCATATACTCTAAGTTCAACAATGGATTCGCCAAATTCTCCGAATCCATACGACAATATGAGTCTAGAGGATATCATAATTGCAGAGTGTACTGACGATCATGATGATCAATATTTCAAAGCGCTCATGGATGGGGGTAGCTCAACAAGACAAGGAAGAAAGAGAGCCCACATTGATAAAGGTCATGTAGAAGGACACAAACGTTTGTTCGATGACTACTTTTCTGATGAACCGGTGTATACAGAATATCAATTTTGAAGAAGATTTAGAATGCGTAGACATGTATTCCTACGCATAGTGCAAACTCTAGAAAATCATTCAGAGTATTTCCATACGAGGTTTGATGCAGTCGGTAGAAGGGGGCTTTCGCCATTACAAAAGTGCACCGTTGCTATGCGAATGTTGGCATATGGAGCGCCTGCCGattatgttgatgagtatgttcgaATTGGTGAAACTACTGCTATTGAATGTCTAGTCAATTTCGTTCGAGGAGTGAATGATATTTTTGGGACCGAATATTTAAGACAGCCCAATGCTGGGGACATTCGTCGCTTACTTCAAATAGGGGAGGTGCGTGGTTTTCCAGGCATGTTGGGAAGCATTGATTGTATGCACTGGGAATGGAAAAATTGCCCAGTTGCATGGAAAGGACAATTCACGCGAGGTGATCACGGTAGGCCAACAATCATGCTCGAAGCAGTTGCATCACAAGATCTCTGGATATGGCATGCATTTTTTGGTGTTCCGGGATCCAATAATGATCTGAACGTGTTAAATCAATCCCCATTATTCACTGAAATCTTACAAGGGCAAGCTCCAAGAGTTGAGTTTACAATAAATGGCACACAATACAACAAGGGGTACTATCTAGCAGATGGTATCTATCCAGAGTGGGGTACATTTGTTAAAACTATCCCACTACCTCAAGGagagaaaagaaaattatttgctCAATGCCAAGAAGCGGTACGTAAAGATGTTGAGCGAGCATTTGGAGTACTTCAATCTTGTTTTGCTATTGTACGAGGACCAGCATGTTTTTGGCAAAGAGATGTTCTCAAAGATATTATGTATGCATGTATCATATTGCACAATATTATTGTCGAGGATGAAAGAGATGCATATGAGAGTTTGGttgattttaattatgatgaCGGCCCTACAAACACCCCAACAGTTGAAGTATTGCATGGACCTATTTCCGACTTCCCGACAATGTTGCAAAGAAATGCTGAAATTCGTGATAGAAATATTCATCGCAATCTTCAAGCAGACTTGGTGGAACACATATGGTCAAAATTTGGAAatcattttaattagtttttttttttaattttgttagattgattaattacgattatgtcattttataagttttttttaaatttagtcTAATTTAAATATCATgtactatttatttatattaatatatgaatttaaaaattttagtatgataatatttataattataaaatgatatattaaataataatatgtggAGACCATGGTTGACAATTTTTAGGGTAACTTGCATTGGAGTATTTTTAAGAAATATGTTGCCAAAAGTGATgtggatgagagagaaaataaaaaattatattttttagttgattTAGACATTTTAGGCAATGTTGGGGTAGTTTGCATTGGAGATGCTCTTAGTTAACCAAGTGATGATTTGACACTTTAGGCATTGACATAGCATTGTCATATCACTACCTtatgtataattaaaattaataaaaataaaaattatttcaaaagattcaaaaaatagaatttactcatttggtatttTATATTTTTGGAAAGTATCGTTTGGGTACCTtattttttcaataatgttcatttagtactctatattttaaaatcatatatatttggtACATTGTGTtttaaaattaattcaaatttatattcgaatatgtatgattttaaaatacaatgcACCAAATAAGTATTATTGTAAATACAAGTTGTCAAaacgatactttacaaaaacatctgcactattattaaattatacaTATCAATGAGTACGGGTAACCAGAGTTATTCCTCATTATTTATTGGTTAATACTTGCACTATCCCCGATGGTTAATGGAGCGggtataattatataattaacctataGAAATGGGAATGGTAATTGAAAAACCGTCCCTGATCCGCACCATTGTCATCCCTAGATGGTATGGCGTGTTTGAAATGGATAACTTGGATATTTGCCCCTTAAATTATTACATTTGCAAAATTGTGCCACCAGAATAATTTTGCATTGCAAAAATCCTTACAAACAAATTAAACTTCATTCTTCattctctttgttttttttttctttctaaaaatcATATTGTTATCTTCACATTTTCTTCCCTTTGGTTATCTCTAAAGCTCATGACTTCAATGTTATTATCCaacaaataaatattaaaatgatGTTTGGTTTGggataatagaataaaataaaatggaaaataatcaattttcatTCTATTTATCTGTTTTGTTGCATTTTAGGTGATGTTTGATTGGGGGAAATTGAATGGATTTCTTTGTTTGGTTGTATTTTATGTGACATTTGGTTTGAGAGAATGAAAATGGAGCAATATGAATGAGAATGGAAAATGAATAGAATggaataaaatttaatattaattaaaaaattattaaatttttttcaatatttcatAGTGCATTGGAATGGACTTTCCTCTTATTTTCAAATGGAATAGTCATTTTACTAAAATAGtgaaaaaaatcattttattggAATGAAATTTCAATACTCCAAAATGCAACAAaacaaattaatagaatgaaaattgATTCATTTCCACTTCATTCCATTAACCCCATCTATTCTATTAGAGTATTggaatatcattttttttccatcattttatTGGAATGAATATTTCATTTGAAAATAAGATAAAAAATCATTATAATACAAGATTGaaagaaatataataatattttcatcaattttttttgggtataatttgtgaataaaaaaaaatattttggcaTAATTGGTGTGTGGACATATCATTACTAAAAGTCATACTTGTCATAAATAATGTACGTGTAATGTAGCATAATTTATTGCGGTGATGGGGAGGCATATTGGGTTGCGTTAATTTTCTGAGAAAGTTCGACTTACATTGGCCCATGTCACAACGTATTTCAAAGAACAAAGTTCATTCAATTCTCTCTGTGTCTCCCTTTTATGTGTTTAGGTCCAGCAAGTTCATTAAATTCCAATACAATCAAAATTCACAGCGCATGACTACAGATACTTTGCATTTGCATTTTGCATTcatgttaaaaataaataaatgaataataaaaactaaaaaggTATCAAACTGAGTGAAGATATGGGAATTTTATTAATTCATAAATTATTATGTATTATCATGAACTTGAAGGTATTAATATGTTGCCAATGATTCCTAATCTAGAGGCAAAATTATTTTTTACAAACCGAGAACCAACCAAAAACCAGACCAAAATTAAGATCTCAATCACAAATTTTAACAAATTTTTATAAAATGATAGCAAAAGTACGTAGCATCCTTTTTAGTATTTATGGCAGAAgtacttaatatttaatacacatttggccatattatatatatgtagtatAGATTCATCATAACCCAAAATTATCTACGAGTGCTGAAAACGTACAAATCGAATTTTTGCTCAAGCATTCAATTTAAAGACTAATAATTATCCAAAAGAGAAAAAGCAACTTTTAAGCTTTTGTTTGTAAAGTGTCGATCAAAAAGTAACCAAAGCAATAATAATCCTTCGTTGATATTGATTTTACTATTAGTTTAGTTCTAATTTGATCAGTTATTTTTTACTTAAAAGTTACTAAAAAGTATCCAAAAAGAAGacatgtttaaaaaaaataacttataTCGGCCTGTTTGGTAAATTTTTTGTTTTGgcattttttaaacacaaaaatggaaatagtattttatttttgtttctttatttttaaaaaataaaaatatgtttggtaactatttttatattttgtttttaaaaacaaaaaataataaacgtgtttgataacttttatttttattttttgtttaacaatatgaggtgttgctttgaagaaaagaaggaaaaaaaagtaaaaaatagtttaaaaaatttttgaaaatgaaaatattttattttcaaaatttaataaattttaaaaaataataataaataaaaatagagttaccaaacatattttatgtttaattgtcaaatttttaattaattaaataaaaaactattttttcactactacaaaactgagctttcccgacacccaaccacgacagtcaactctgttgactgtcgtaagtGTTACCAAACTCAACCATCATATATTACTAAAGAGTAACCAAAATAATAAGTACTCTATACTACCACTTCTGCTTCTGTAAAGTTGTTTTCTAATTCTAAAAGTTATATAGAACgtacaaaaaattataaaataaataacaaaataatatattacTAAAAATCTACTATtctgctaaatgatagagatctcatttcagtaattaaatttgtttattgaaatatcatttacaaggaactaagtgttttaaggataaaatacaatgagggataaaacggtattttagtctcatctcattgtagaccgtcaggattgagtgacaattatggttgtaacaatggataattaatagtgtatctatatttgttatagagagttctatgaattcaagagtgcaattctgagtctatagtggagtcacgaggaattaataagttagtaaatttatttgttagatttatgataatttattggagcttgatttcttagcccatggtcctcattgtaccttggataaaatcatctagataatctcaattaattgatttaattatcaattagaattatcaaagttgaccatgtcaattttggatagtttcatagagttgtgtaattttgagaagaaaagaaaaattatggcagatttattaattaagataatttggtatctaaattaataaataagtttaaatcaaggttcaaattataaataattaatttgataaatgatttaaataattatttaattaagtaaatcaatagaaaataatgcagaccttgattttaagtctaatgagcttataatcaaatggaaaatttcatgggcctaaagcccatgataatttcgacctagggcttcaaattggctattattttattgattttttaattaaattaaatggcttaattgagtctataaaatg
It includes:
- the LOC133824369 gene encoding glutathione S-transferase T3-like, translated to MVSKNYRPSMEKSSIDLNRETSSTSVSETQPEHSVEGLENVVLHNEDESRHKCKVKWSKEVTILLISGWLNTPKDAIVGNDQTSTHFWARIADYFNTNQKGEQARTGRQCKDHWNKMDQKVARFNGCYKRVQLAHHSGWSDEQILENAHQLYKSENNNSNFLLVDCWRLLKDEPKWNTMYQPKGGKRTKVSDTGAFTSSSNADISDDEVREVRPTGQKAAKRKGKEKKDTHARFIEISERKASALEKLVAIKEKEAEDNRMTKYMDYLIMDTSHMTHEQKKDHENLCTYIKNNILKL